Part of the Polyangiaceae bacterium genome, AGGAGTGCATGACCATCAAGTACGCCTGCCCGCCCAACACCACGCCGTTCTCGAACGCGTGCGGCTGCGGCTGCGAGCAAGACGCGATCTGCCCCCAGAGCATCGACTGCATGCCGCCCGCACCAGACTGCGACAAGTGGAAGGCGAAGTGCCCGTATTCGGGCGTGGCGTACTGATCCGCGTCCGAGCGGCTGAGCGATTTGCTCCGGCTGCCCGGGCTGTGGCTCGCTTGACCCAGTACCCATACAGCCATATCTTCTTACCCATACCGCCATGAAGACGACCGTCGAGATCTCCGACGCGCTGCTCGACGACGCGAAGCGGCTGGCGGCCCGGGAGGGCACCACGTTGCGCCAGCTGATCGAGGACGGCCTGCGGCGAGTGCTCGGAGAGCGAAGGGCGAAGCGCGGGCGTTTCAGGCTTCGGGATGCCAGCTTCGGCGGCAAGGGCCTCACTCCGGAGTTCCGTGAAGCCGGGTGGGAGAAGATCCGCGACGAGCTCTACGACGGGCACGGCGCGTGATCGCCGTCGACACGAACATCCTCGTGTATGCCCATCGGTCGGATTCGCCTTGGCACGATCAGGCGAAGGAATGCCTGCGTGGCTTGGCCGAAGGGAAGCAGCAGTGGGCGCTGCCTTGGCCATGCGTGCACGAGTTCTTCGGGGTGGTCACACACCCACGCATCTATGACCCGCCGACTCCGATCGCAGCGGCCGTCGAGCAAGTCGAAGCGTGGCTCGAGTCACCGACCTGCGTGCTCCTCGCGGAGCCAGGCGAATACTGGGGCACGCTCCGTGAGCTGCTCGTCAGCGCCAAGATCGCAGGACCCCGAGTGCACGACGCGCGCATCGCGGCGCTCTGCTTGGCACATGACGTCGCAGAGCTCTGGTCACGGGACCGGGACTTCAGTCGCTTCCCGCGATTGACGACGCGCAGCCCGTTCGCTTGACGCTGACTTGCCGACTCGCTGCGCCGGAGGAGCCGCCCAGCGTCGCCCCTGCTTGATAAGCGCTCACTTAGCACCTACCCTCGGCTGGTGGCGGCCTGGCTCGTCGACCCGCTCGCGCGCTTCATCGCGCAGGCAGCGCTGATCGTCGTGGTATCGCGGGCGCTGGGCGTCTTCACACGCTGGCTGGGGCAGCCGATGGTGATCGCCGAGATCTCGGCGGGCATCTTGCTCGGCCCCTCCTTGGTCGGTTGGCTCTGGCCGGGATTCACCAGCGCCGTCTTCCCCACGCAGTCGCTGCCGCTCCTTGGGCTGGCGAGCCAGGTGGGGCTGCTCCTGTTCATGTTCCTGATCGGGATCGAGCTGGATCCCAAGCTCCTGCGGGGTCGTGCCAACGCCTCCATGCTCGGCGGCGGGCTCGCGGTGCCACACCTGGTCGTGGAGGGCGCGCGTCCTAGCGCGGTGGTCGTGACGTTGCGGCGTCCCGTGCCGTGCGACACGCCCGACGCCGAGCCCGTCCGGCTGCTCGTCGCGCACGTGCACCCGGGCGGGCGGGGTCACACCCGGCTCATCGCGCGGCTGGCGCGGCTGGCGCGGCTGGACACCACCCGCGCCCTCGCGGGCGAACGGGATGCCCGGCGTCTGGTCCGGGAGCTCCTAGCTCGGCTCGGGTGAGAGCAGCCGCGCCACCTCGTGCGGGCGCTCTGGGGAGAGGAGCAGAGGACGCGCGCCGCGGCGCTCGATCCACAGGAGCTCGTCGACGCGGGACACGTAACACGACACCCAACCCGCCTTCTTGCTCCAGAGCAGACCGAAGGTACCCCAGAGGCCGCCGACGCCCACGCGCACGGCGAAACCGAGCAGCGGACGCAGATCGCGTGCGCTCACCACCCGCGCGCTCGTGATCTCGCGCCGCGCGACGTGCCAGCGCCGGGCCGGCCAGACGATCTCGAGACCGTCCGGGCCCACGACGAACGCGCTCGGTCGCATGGTGAGCCAGGTCCCGGCGCAGATCAGCGCGAGGAAAACGACGCCGAGCCAGAGCGGCGCGCCCCCGAGGGACAGGATCACGAACAGCGGCAGGAGCCCGAGCACCACCAGCGTGATCACCCAGAACACCGCGGACATCGGCGCGAGCCGAAAGCGACGCTGCGCGGGCGGCATGCGGACCAAGCTAGAGCGTCTCGGGCCACCTTGACAGCGCCGCAGGCTGGAACGCACCCTCTTCGAATGGATCGGCGAGCCGTTGCCGGCCTCGCCCTCGCCCTGGGGGTCGCTGGGCCCCTCGCCTGCAGCTCGGGCGACGACGGGGCACCGAAGGGCGCGGGAGGGTCTGCCGGTGACGCAGCGGTCGGCGTCGACGCGGGGCCGTGCTGGGCCGGCGCCGCCCTGTGCAAGGGCAGCTGCACCGACCTCGGCTCGGATCCGAAACACTGCGGCGCCTGCGGCAAGGTCTGCGCCACCGGACAGGTCTGCTCGCAGGGCAAGTGTGCGGCGGGCTGCGGTCCCGGGACGACCGACTGCGCTGCCGCGTGCGTGGATCTGAAGAGCGATCCGCAGCACTGCGGCTCGTGCGACCAGGTCTGCACCGCTGCCGAGCTCTGCGCGGCGGGCCAGTGCGCCGCGTCTTGCCCGAGCGGACAGAGCAGCTGCGCCGGCGGCTGCGTGGACGTCCAGACCAACGCCAAGCACTGCGGCCACTGCGGCGCGAGCTGCGTGCTCGGCGCCTGCATCGGCGGCAAGTGCCACTGCGAGAACGCGGTGAAAGACGCGACCGAGACCGACATCGACTGCGGCGGCGGCTGCTTGGGCTGCTCGGCGGGCAAGGGCTGTCAGGTCCCGAGCGACTGCAAGTCGGGGCTCACCTGCGTGGCAGGCCTGTGCGGCGTCGAAGATCCCGATCTGATCGGCAACTGGCGCTTCGAGGGCAACGGCAACGACTCGAGTGGCAAGGGGCATCACGGCGCGCTCAACGGGGCGAGCTTGGTCCCGGGCAAGCTCGGCCAGGGCCTGGAGATCGGCGCGGGGAAG contains:
- a CDS encoding type II toxin-antitoxin system VapB family antitoxin, which produces MKTTVEISDALLDDAKRLAAREGTTLRQLIEDGLRRVLGERRAKRGRFRLRDASFGGKGLTPEFREAGWEKIRDELYDGHGA
- a CDS encoding PIN domain-containing protein produces the protein MIAVDTNILVYAHRSDSPWHDQAKECLRGLAEGKQQWALPWPCVHEFFGVVTHPRIYDPPTPIAAAVEQVEAWLESPTCVLLAEPGEYWGTLRELLVSAKIAGPRVHDARIAALCLAHDVAELWSRDRDFSRFPRLTTRSPFA
- a CDS encoding cation:proton antiporter is translated as MAQAALIVVVSRALGVFTRWLGQPMVIAEISAGILLGPSLVGWLWPGFTSAVFPTQSLPLLGLASQVGLLLFMFLIGIELDPKLLRGRANASMLGGGLAVPHLVVEGARPSAVVVTLRRPVPCDTPDAEPVRLLVAHVHPGGRGHTRLIARLARLARLDTTRALAGERDARRLVRELLARLG